A genomic window from Streptomyces sp. HUAS YS2 includes:
- a CDS encoding fic family toxin-antitoxin system, toxin component, with translation MSLHVDLSWILEVAERAGHGDPAPDDLGVPLAAVARHRAELLEQPVYRGPYARAAALVHTLGRCRWLERSNLSVACAVAVMYLNASGIPADPSREQLTALARTLYDPHGTTGGIVEHLRTWAR, from the coding sequence ATGTCCCTGCACGTCGACCTGTCCTGGATCCTCGAGGTAGCCGAACGCGCCGGCCACGGTGACCCCGCACCTGACGACCTCGGCGTTCCCCTCGCGGCCGTCGCCCGCCACCGAGCGGAGCTTCTCGAGCAGCCCGTGTACCGCGGCCCGTACGCCCGGGCCGCCGCCCTCGTGCACACCCTCGGCCGCTGCCGCTGGCTGGAACGCTCTAACCTCAGCGTCGCCTGCGCCGTCGCCGTCATGTACCTCAACGCCAGCGGCATCCCCGCCGACCCCAGTCGGGAACAGCTCACCGCCCTTGCCCGTACGCTCTACGACCCACACGGCACTACAGGCGGCATCGTCGAACATCTCCGCACCTGGGCGCGCTGA
- a CDS encoding DUF6292 family protein: protein MIRAGRLQYVQTMADLAAQQGVSLGTFRNKKPYAQEGYPAPISSPTSRALLWDSEQIAAFHAGEPIPALPELDDDEDLLDRHEAAAELGVAPASWNKYKSDPKLAEHVVLVPGQDGTEHWPRHVVRAYKASRPGRGAGGGRRTGSGDMIPRDETLPRIAELLDDNPAITLTEVADTLGITKFPTAQAGLALLRGRRIADLVEAEPGLTPIDAAERLGYPTITHRGAATIAEAELRARGTRLYLQQVADALAEAGVAESVQVATRRLDDEHLAAAVPLAIGQSAPALVWDERYGWRTATSRRHPIGKDTGAAPEREGIRYIGHGIHPESAELLEALADGRKGTKRPNA, encoded by the coding sequence ATGATCCGCGCCGGACGCCTGCAGTACGTACAGACCATGGCCGACCTGGCCGCCCAGCAGGGCGTGTCGCTCGGGACCTTCCGCAACAAGAAGCCGTACGCCCAGGAGGGGTATCCCGCCCCGATCAGCTCGCCCACCTCGAGGGCGCTGCTGTGGGACAGCGAGCAGATCGCCGCCTTCCACGCGGGAGAGCCGATTCCGGCCCTGCCGGAGCTCGACGACGACGAGGACCTCCTGGACCGCCACGAAGCCGCGGCCGAACTCGGCGTCGCGCCGGCCAGCTGGAACAAGTACAAGAGCGACCCCAAGCTGGCCGAACATGTCGTCCTCGTCCCGGGGCAGGACGGCACCGAACACTGGCCGCGCCACGTCGTCCGCGCGTACAAAGCCTCCCGACCCGGCCGCGGCGCCGGCGGCGGCCGCCGCACCGGCAGCGGAGACATGATCCCGCGCGATGAGACCCTGCCCCGGATCGCCGAACTCCTCGACGACAACCCGGCGATCACGCTCACCGAGGTCGCCGACACCCTGGGCATCACGAAGTTCCCCACCGCCCAGGCCGGCCTGGCGCTGCTCCGGGGCCGGCGCATCGCCGACCTGGTCGAGGCCGAGCCCGGCCTCACCCCGATCGACGCCGCCGAGCGCCTGGGCTATCCCACGATCACCCACCGCGGCGCCGCAACGATCGCCGAGGCCGAACTGCGTGCCCGCGGCACGCGCCTGTACCTGCAGCAGGTCGCCGATGCACTTGCAGAGGCCGGCGTCGCCGAGTCGGTTCAGGTAGCGACGCGCCGGCTCGACGACGAGCACCTGGCCGCCGCCGTCCCCCTTGCCATCGGACAGTCCGCGCCGGCGCTGGTATGGGACGAGCGGTACGGATGGCGCACCGCGACCAGCCGACGTCACCCGATCGGCAAGGACACCGGCGCCGCGCCCGAGCGCGAAGGCATCCGCTACATCGGCCACGGCATCCACCCGGAGTCGGCGGAGCTGCTCGAGGCGCTGGCCGACGGACGCAAGGGAACCAAGCGACCCAACGCCTGA